A window from Flammeovirgaceae bacterium encodes these proteins:
- the arr gene encoding NAD(+)--rifampin ADP-ribosyltransferase, with protein sequence MEFSPQHPIVKLCLQGMALEGEGKTKEALLAYHQAWGEASDDFEKFLAAHFVARHQKNISDRLRWLETTLALALKVNDDAVRPAFGPLYERLADCHEALGNREKAKANAGLAKAQNTNPTDRGPFYHGTKADLPLGGLLTAGNPSNYQSGLAMNHVYFTALVHGAGLAAELAKGEGQGRVYLVEPTGPFENDPNVTNKKFPGNPTRSYRTEGPLKIIGEVPGWARQTPEELRQWREKLSRSKGDIIN encoded by the coding sequence ATGGAATTCAGCCCCCAACATCCCATCGTAAAACTTTGCCTCCAGGGAATGGCCTTGGAAGGTGAAGGCAAGACCAAAGAAGCCTTGCTGGCCTACCATCAGGCCTGGGGGGAGGCAAGTGATGATTTTGAAAAATTCCTCGCGGCCCATTTTGTGGCACGGCATCAAAAGAACATTTCCGACCGGCTGAGATGGCTTGAAACCACTCTGGCGTTGGCATTAAAAGTAAATGACGATGCGGTACGCCCTGCGTTTGGCCCATTGTATGAAAGACTGGCCGATTGCCATGAGGCACTGGGCAACAGGGAAAAAGCAAAGGCAAATGCCGGGCTTGCCAAAGCACAAAATACCAACCCCACCGACCGCGGCCCTTTTTACCATGGCACAAAGGCCGACCTGCCGTTGGGAGGCCTGCTTACTGCGGGCAATCCATCCAATTACCAGTCAGGCCTCGCCATGAACCACGTATACTTCACCGCCCTGGTCCATGGTGCCGGGCTTGCCGCGGAATTGGCCAAAGGGGAAGGGCAAGGCCGGGTTTACCTGGTGGAACCTACCGGCCCATTTGAAAACGACCCCAACGTAACGAACAAAAAATTTCCCGGAAACCCCACGCGCTCTTACAGAACGGAAGGACCGCTGAAAATAATAGGCGAGGTGCCCGGCTGGGCACGGCAAACTCCGGAGGAGCTGCGGCAATGGAGGGAAAAACTATCCCGTTCCAAAGGGGACATTATCAATTGA
- a CDS encoding dihydrofolate reductase family protein — MRKITVLSMLTLDGVMQSPGRPNEDPSNGFEYGGWVAPHGDETYKKAMMEELNQPADYLLGRKTFEIFERYWPQNADFWPGINEGTKYVMSNTRKDSAWKNSVFINSLAGIKKLKKSAGPDIQVWGSGELIQLLFKNDLVDELRLKIFPLTLGKGKKFFDGGAIPAAFTLTEGVVTSKGVILAHYQRGGKVETGTVGA; from the coding sequence ATGAGAAAAATAACAGTCTTATCCATGCTCACCCTGGATGGCGTCATGCAATCCCCGGGCAGGCCCAACGAAGACCCCTCGAACGGCTTTGAATACGGGGGCTGGGTGGCGCCCCATGGAGATGAAACGTATAAAAAAGCCATGATGGAGGAGCTCAACCAGCCTGCCGACTATTTGTTGGGCCGCAAGACCTTTGAAATATTTGAGCGCTATTGGCCTCAAAATGCCGACTTCTGGCCGGGGATCAACGAGGGCACAAAATACGTGATGTCCAATACCAGAAAAGATTCAGCTTGGAAAAACTCGGTTTTCATCAACAGCCTTGCAGGCATCAAAAAGTTGAAAAAATCCGCTGGCCCCGACATCCAGGTGTGGGGCAGTGGTGAATTGATCCAGTTGCTTTTTAAAAATGATTTGGTGGACGAACTTCGGCTCAAGATATTTCCACTGACCCTCGGTAAAGGAAAGAAGTTCTTTGATGGAGGTGCCATTCCCGCAGCCTTTACTTTGACAGAAGGAGTGGTAACTTCCAAAGGCGTGATATTGGCGCATTACCAGCGTGGCGGAAAGGTGGAAACCGGTACGGTTGGGGCTTAG
- a CDS encoding DoxX family protein, protein MKIILWTLQILLAAQFLQHGIIMVFPPDEYVEIMNATLGIGLRYFIGIAELLAVLGLILPGLLRIYTWLLPLTAMGLMIVTASATVYHASRDEISSAVYTAVLFAVITFVGYMRWKVKPIWPRPKSQSPGKNFES, encoded by the coding sequence ATGAAAATTATTCTCTGGACCCTTCAAATTTTGTTGGCCGCCCAATTTCTGCAGCATGGCATAATTATGGTTTTTCCTCCGGATGAATATGTGGAGATAATGAATGCCACTTTGGGGATTGGTTTACGCTATTTCATCGGAATAGCCGAATTGCTTGCCGTGCTCGGCCTTATTTTGCCCGGTTTGCTTCGCATTTATACCTGGCTGCTGCCCTTAACAGCCATGGGCTTAATGATTGTGACAGCTAGTGCTACCGTTTATCACGCATCCAGGGATGAAATTAGCAGTGCGGTTTATACGGCTGTTCTTTTTGCGGTAATTACCTTTGTGGGATATATGCGATGGAAAGTGAAACCAATATGGCCACGGCCAAAATCACAATCACCAGGAAAAAATTTTGAATCGTAG
- a CDS encoding dihydrofolate reductase family protein, which translates to MRKVIAAINMTLDGYCDHNAIIPDEEIHQHYTDLLDNAEIILYGRNTFELMKFWQTLIEKPSGEKSMDDFARSIDKIKKTLFSHSMKNTGWDSAELAKEPLDKTVISLKQKPGNGILVGSRSLIIQLLNLHLVDELQLCVHPVIAGGGLPLFDNIEKKTGLKPTNTKTFKGGAVLLYYGPADPGTTKH; encoded by the coding sequence ATGAGAAAGGTTATTGCCGCCATCAACATGACCCTGGACGGGTATTGCGACCATAATGCCATCATCCCGGATGAGGAAATCCATCAGCATTACACGGATTTGCTGGACAATGCGGAAATTATTTTATACGGCCGCAACACATTTGAGCTTATGAAGTTCTGGCAAACGCTGATTGAAAAACCTTCCGGTGAAAAATCAATGGACGACTTTGCCCGGTCGATCGACAAGATTAAAAAAACCCTCTTTTCGCACAGCATGAAAAACACCGGATGGGACAGTGCCGAATTGGCCAAGGAACCCCTGGATAAAACGGTTATATCCTTGAAGCAGAAACCAGGGAACGGTATTTTGGTGGGCAGCCGTAGCCTTATCATCCAGCTTCTAAACCTTCATTTGGTCGATGAACTGCAGCTTTGCGTCCATCCGGTCATTGCGGGGGGCGGTTTGCCCTTGTTCGACAACATTGAAAAAAAGACCGGGCTTAAGCCCACAAACACAAAAACTTTTAAAGGTGGCGCGGTATTGCTTTACTACGGACCGGCCGATCCTGGAACAACAAAGCATTAA
- a CDS encoding alpha/beta hydrolase yields MKAHPSKIEHILFIQGGGDGGYETDKKMVASLQSKLGPGFVIHYPEIKPDLDAPDYGWLGQIGAKIRHMPGHFILVAHSFGASMTLKYLSEDSTSKVVKGVFLISTPLWGGNEDWAQGIKLREGFSRHLPETVPFFFYHAIDDGEVPFSHFESYRKKLPTAVFRKVEHGGHQINNDLSLVAKDIMNL; encoded by the coding sequence ATGAAGGCCCATCCATCAAAAATAGAACATATATTATTCATCCAGGGCGGGGGTGATGGAGGTTACGAAACCGACAAAAAAATGGTGGCCTCGTTGCAAAGTAAACTCGGGCCAGGATTTGTAATTCATTATCCTGAGATAAAGCCGGACCTTGATGCCCCTGATTATGGATGGCTTGGGCAGATTGGGGCAAAAATCAGGCATATGCCAGGCCATTTTATCCTGGTCGCCCACTCCTTTGGCGCGTCAATGACGTTGAAATACCTTTCGGAGGATTCAACGTCCAAGGTGGTAAAGGGGGTTTTTCTGATATCAACCCCTCTTTGGGGTGGTAATGAAGACTGGGCACAGGGCATCAAATTAAGGGAAGGCTTTTCCAGGCATCTGCCTGAAACCGTCCCCTTTTTTTTCTATCATGCCATAGATGATGGGGAAGTTCCATTTTCGCACTTTGAAAGCTACCGGAAAAAATTGCCCACAGCGGTTTTCCGCAAAGTGGAACATGGTGGCCATCAAATCAATAACGATTTGTCCCTGGTGGCGAAGGATATTATGAATTTATAA
- a CDS encoding DUF1801 domain-containing protein — protein MNIEEQINAYLDSLDEPKQLEMQTLHQYILSILPKTKLWFLDGKDGTGKVVSNPSIGYGHFTIQYKNGSTKEFHQIGISGNTTGVSVYIMGLEDKKYLPKNFGTRIGKASVTGYCIKFKTLKDINIGILEEAIQYGARQKE, from the coding sequence ATGAATATTGAAGAACAAATCAACGCCTACCTTGACAGCCTCGATGAACCTAAGCAGCTTGAAATGCAAACCTTGCACCAGTACATTCTTAGTATATTGCCCAAAACCAAATTGTGGTTTTTGGACGGCAAAGACGGCACGGGTAAAGTGGTTTCAAACCCCAGCATCGGTTATGGGCATTTCACCATCCAATACAAAAACGGCTCAACAAAGGAATTCCATCAAATAGGAATAAGTGGCAATACAACGGGGGTTTCGGTCTATATCATGGGGCTTGAAGATAAGAAGTACCTTCCTAAAAACTTTGGCACTAGGATTGGAAAGGCAAGTGTGACCGGCTATTGCATTAAATTCAAAACCCTAAAAGACATAAATATTGGTATCCTTGAAGAGGCAATTCAATATGGGGCCAGGCAAAAGGAATAA
- a CDS encoding SRPBCC family protein produces the protein MKNNTVTLHRVLTAPPEKAFKAFSNPDAYANWLPPYGFIAKIHQMDFREGGSYKMSFVNFSTGNGHSFGGEFVKIKPNELIQYTDRFDDPNLPGEMVTTVRLTKVSCGTELHIEQTGIPEAIPVEMCYLGWQDSLDKLKKLVEPEIPDAGNP, from the coding sequence ATGAAAAACAACACCGTCACATTGCACCGGGTGCTCACTGCACCACCCGAAAAAGCCTTCAAGGCATTTTCCAACCCCGATGCCTACGCCAACTGGCTGCCACCTTATGGCTTTATCGCCAAAATCCATCAGATGGATTTTCGTGAGGGAGGCAGTTATAAAATGTCTTTTGTCAATTTCTCAACCGGCAACGGCCATTCTTTCGGGGGTGAATTTGTGAAAATAAAACCCAACGAACTCATCCAATACACCGACCGGTTTGACGACCCCAACCTGCCGGGCGAAATGGTCACCACAGTGCGGTTGACAAAGGTTTCCTGCGGTACGGAACTGCACATCGAGCAGACCGGCATCCCCGAAGCCATTCCCGTGGAGATGTGCTACCTTGGCTGGCAGGATTCTTTGGACAAACTGAAGAAACTGGTGGAACCTGAAATACCGGATGCCGGAAACCCTTGA
- a CDS encoding VOC family protein: protein MEKSKLLRMDNVGIVVESLDDAIAFFSEVGLTLEGRGMVEGKWAGRVTGLGDQSVEVAMMVTPDGHSRLELSRFLAPSVISDHRNAPVNALGYLRVMFTVTDIDGLVERLLARGARLVGEIVQYEDMYRLCYIRGPEGILMGLAEQLVKERPDVLSNP, encoded by the coding sequence ATGGAAAAAAGCAAATTGCTGAGAATGGACAATGTGGGCATCGTGGTGGAATCCCTTGATGACGCCATTGCCTTTTTCTCCGAAGTGGGCCTTACCCTGGAAGGGCGCGGCATGGTGGAAGGGAAATGGGCGGGGCGTGTGACCGGCCTGGGCGATCAATCCGTGGAGGTGGCCATGATGGTGACCCCCGATGGGCACAGTAGGCTGGAGCTTTCGCGGTTCCTGGCCCCGTCCGTTATTTCCGACCACCGAAACGCCCCGGTGAATGCGCTCGGCTACCTGCGGGTGATGTTCACCGTTACGGATATTGATGGGCTGGTGGAACGGCTCCTTGCACGAGGCGCCAGGCTCGTTGGGGAAATCGTGCAGTACGAAGACATGTACCGGCTTTGCTATATCCGTGGCCCCGAAGGCATCCTCATGGGGCTGGCGGAACAACTCGTAAAAGAACGGCCTGACGTGTTGTCCAATCCGTGA